GATACCTGCGACTCTCGTTGCTCTCTGGACGATATATGAAGAGGAACTTAGGAGGAGAGGTGAGATAAGTGATAAGGAAGATTAGAGCAATTATTAAAGAGTGGAGGAGAAGATGCCCATTCTTTAGAAGACTTGAAGAGTTCAGAATGAGAAGGAACAGGAGACCATTCAAACTTCGTTGATTATTATCTCAATTCTCTTCCCTTCTCTATACCCCTTCATCGCCGACAACATTCCCTTTATTGTCTTTTCAATGAGTTCTTGGACCCAATCTTTAAGGGGAAGTGACTGTCCATCTATTCTAACCACAACCTTTGGTTTGGAACTCAAAACAACGCAATCTTTCACACTCTTTTCTCCCTTCACTATCAACTTGGCCATTTCTGCACAGTTAAAACCGCAGAGTCCACAATCTATGTTAGGTAACATGAATCCTCTGCTTAAAACTATATCAGCAAGTTTCTCTGGCTCCTTTGTTCCATCTATCACGGGCAATCCTTCCACCTCTCTTACCCCACTTGACGCTATAACGCCACTAACGGCTATTGCAAGACCATCGTTCAATTCCTTAACATCTTCCTCAGTTCTAGCACATATTACCTTTGGGACATGCTTTATCGACTTAAACCCTTCAATTAGTATGACATCCGCTGACATCATCGAAAACAAAGCATTAATATCCTTTGCCTTGAACAGTAAAGCATCAGTGTCCCTAGCGTGAACCAAAACCAGGTCGGAAACCTTTGAAAATCTCCACGTATCCGTCCCCGGAGTATCGAACTCTGCATGCATGCTCTTGACTATTCCAACTCTATAACCCCTTTCCTTCAAAACTCTCGCAACGTTCTCTATTGTAGTTGTCTTTCCACTCTTCTTGAAACCAACGAAGGCAACGGCCCTAATCAATCAGCATCACCCAACTCACATCATCAAGTGAAACTATCATCGCCTTTCCCTTGTTCCCAAGATAATCAACTACATCCCTAAGGAGCATCGTCTCCTCATCAAAATCCTCTAGAATTCCCGTAAATGAATGCTCGCTACCAACGGTCACGGCAATCCTGTGACCTTTCCATTCTGTGAGAACTTTTTCAAGTAAGCTCTCCACTCTCACTCACCCCGGAGATGGAAAAGCTCAAGAGATTTTAAAGATTTTAGGAAAGCCTATATACCTCGTGGGTTCTACACTTCCTGTGATAAACATGGATGCCCTGCAAAGCTTAGGCATTAGGAGAAGATTGAAGAGATTCTTCAGAAGAGATAGAAGAGCCCTAATATTTGCCCTAGATCATGGATTTGAACATGGACCTACGGATTTTGAACCAGTTTGGGATCATGTCAATCCTAAAGTAATTATAAGAAAAGTCGTGAGGGCCGGGATAGATGGCGTCATGATGCTTCCTGGGCTTGCAAGGATAGCTGGGGATGAAGTTAAACCAAACGTTGGTCTAATGATAAAGCTCACTAGTAAGACGAATCTAAGGCCAAAACCAGAGCAATTAATTCAGAGCCAACTTGCCTTCGTCGATGATGCAATTAAGCTCGGGGCAGATGCAGTGGCCGCAACGGTTTACTGGGGCTCTCCTCAGGAAGATGCCATGATGAGACAGTTTGCGGAGATAGCCAGTTACGCTCATGACCTTGGAATTCCCGTAGTTCAACTTGCATATCCAAGAGGGCCCCACATTGATGAAAAGTACGGGAGAAAGGAAGACTATAGGGTTGTCATGTACGGAGCCAGAGCCGCTGCCGAGATAGGGGCGGACATGATAAAAACTTACTGGACTGGATCCAGGGAAAGCTTTGCTAAAGTTGTAGATGCGGCTGCAGGTGTCCCCGTTCTCTTAAGTGGAGGAGCAAAGACCGAAAACCCATTGGAATTCTTAAAGATTGTATGGGAGGTCATAGAGGCCGGAGGTTCGGGAGCCGTAGTTGGAAGAAACATATTCCAAAGGGAGAATCCAGAGCCCATGGTGAGGGCTATCATTAGGGTAATTCATAGAAATGAGGACCCAGAAGAAGCAGCGAAAGCTGAAGGGCTCATATAGATTTAAAACCCATACGAGTAGTTGCACGCGGTGGTGCAATGCTCCTCCACACATACAAATCCTTTGACATGGAGCTTCCAACGGTTAGCTTAGAGGAGGCCGACTTCATAATCCTAGGCCTACCATTTGATGGAACAACAAGCTATAAGCCAGGGGCGAGATTCGGACCCGTGATAATTAGGCAGGCCACGCTTAACTTGGAGAGCTACGTCATAGATTACGACATAGACATAGCCGAGCTAAAGATTGGGGACGCTGGAGATGTTGCATTACCGGTGACAATTGAAGATGCAATCAAGGTTGCAGAAGAAACTATAGAGGAGCTAAGGAGATTGAATGAAAGGGCCTTACCCATATTCCTTGGCGGGGAACATTCAATGACGTATCCAGCCGTAAAGGTTCTCAAACCAAAGAGTTACGTAGTCTTTGACGCTCATTTAGATCTAAGGGATTCTTATCAAGGGTCAAAATTCAACCATGCCTGTGTTGCTAGAAGAATCCACGAGCTCGGTACTAAGGTGATCGTATTTGGTGTTAGGAGCGCGGCAAAGGAAGAAGTTAAGTACGCAAATAAGGAAGGAATAGAAT
The window above is part of the Pyrococcus sp. NA2 genome. Proteins encoded here:
- the mobB gene encoding molybdopterin-guanine dinucleotide biosynthesis protein B, which encodes MRAVAFVGFKKSGKTTTIENVARVLKERGYRVGIVKSMHAEFDTPGTDTWRFSKVSDLVLVHARDTDALLFKAKDINALFSMMSADVILIEGFKSIKHVPKVICARTEEDVKELNDGLAIAVSGVIASSGVREVEGLPVIDGTKEPEKLADIVLSRGFMLPNIDCGLCGFNCAEMAKLIVKGEKSVKDCVVLSSKPKVVVRIDGQSLPLKDWVQELIEKTIKGMLSAMKGYREGKRIEIIINEV
- a CDS encoding LSm family protein; protein product: MESLLEKVLTEWKGHRIAVTVGSEHSFTGILEDFDEETMLLRDVVDYLGNKGKAMIVSLDDVSWVMLID
- the fba gene encoding class I fructose-bisphosphate aldolase; its protein translation is MDALQSLGIRRRLKRFFRRDRRALIFALDHGFEHGPTDFEPVWDHVNPKVIIRKVVRAGIDGVMMLPGLARIAGDEVKPNVGLMIKLTSKTNLRPKPEQLIQSQLAFVDDAIKLGADAVAATVYWGSPQEDAMMRQFAEIASYAHDLGIPVVQLAYPRGPHIDEKYGRKEDYRVVMYGARAAAEIGADMIKTYWTGSRESFAKVVDAAAGVPVLLSGGAKTENPLEFLKIVWEVIEAGGSGAVVGRNIFQRENPEPMVRAIIRVIHRNEDPEEAAKAEGLI
- the speB gene encoding agmatinase — its product is MLLHTYKSFDMELPTVSLEEADFIILGLPFDGTTSYKPGARFGPVIIRQATLNLESYVIDYDIDIAELKIGDAGDVALPVTIEDAIKVAEETIEELRRLNERALPIFLGGEHSMTYPAVKVLKPKSYVVFDAHLDLRDSYQGSKFNHACVARRIHELGTKVIVFGVRSAAKEEVKYANKEGIEWVHARDYNFDAFVDLVFELPEPVYVSIDIDVFDISLVPETGTPEPGGLRFWDIIEALEWITERKRIVGFDIMEVSGERLGNQAAITAAKLLFYILAMSAREGR